In Nomascus leucogenys isolate Asia chromosome 3, Asia_NLE_v1, whole genome shotgun sequence, the genomic window CAACATACACACTCAGCAGTTTTATTAATGTAGGTAGCTCTTGAATGGCCAAAGTCAAagatactaaaaagaaaaaaaaaagactcatcagATAGAgaagacatgaaaaaaaatcagggctTCATAAGATAGCAAGcttctctagctatgaaattCAACACAATTCTAAATTTCTCACAAATCAAATACTTTTCTCCAGTCTTATCCAATCATCAGAAGTTCCCATGATATAGAGCAAACCTTTAACAGAATGGGTAGAAGGCCTGTATTATCATGATTTGCATGAAAAAAGTCCATCTGGGCTTATCTAAAGAGATCTGAAACAACctaaatggaaaatttttaaataaaaaggacagGGCAGCAGCTGTCCATACAAGCCGATTTTGGTGACAGAACCGGTTAAGGAAGCTGACTGAGGCTTCAGCAACCAAGCCTTTTTTTGTAGAGTGGCCCAATGGAAAAGTCAAGTACACGCTGCGCTATAATAATGGAGAAAGGTCATAGGCACTAGGTTGAAGCCAATGCGCCCGTCTCAGGCTTCACCTGGGAAAGGCAAACGAAGTCATTAAAATATTGTGGCTCTCACTTCTGAGACACGGAATACAGCCTGACATGACATGGCAGGAGTGATACTACAAGCATTTAACTACTAGGATGGTGTTAATCAATCAGAATGAATATCTACTTCAACAAGTACATTCACATTGGAGCATACAGCTGAACATCAGCTCTGGGTGTAGGGGGTGTGTGGGCTCTTCACAGATGTTGGAGCTGCTTCCTCTAACTGCAAGGCTGCTCTAACCTTTACATAACTCCGTGCTGTTTTAGATCTTTCTGAGTCTGGTACCAAAGTGGTATTGGGGATGCTCACAGAGACACTGGGCTACTTTTAAACCACCTGTCCTTTGCTAATTACTCAACTCAGGGACACCCAAGCACACTGCATGGGGAAGAAAAAATTTTACTGTAAAATTGGGATTGGGAGACATTTGTGGCTGATAACCACATGCAAATGCACCCAAACACACATGGACATACACATTCTTAAACCTATTACTGGAAATAATAGTTCGGCTTTCTTTGAATATGAAAGTACTCTgggtaagaaagaaaataagagtcATTTTCATCCTAATCATCAAATTACAGCTACAAGATGGAAAAAAAACATCCTAGGCTTTTTCCTCCCAAAGTAGGATGGAAGCCTTGCAGGAGTGCTAGCAAGACCAGAAATGAAGAAGATGGTGAGAACTAGTAATACAGTTTGGGGATGCAAATGATTTTTTAGAGGttgtaaacaaaaattaacacttGTGATATATCTCTTGTCCCATGGGCACATAATTTAGAATACATGCTCTCAAATGACAAAACATCAAAGGTGAGAGGAGGGACCAACAATGAacatgatctttttaaaaaggggGGTAACAGAAATAGTaatcttttataattataaatccTCTGCATACCATAAAATGATTTGGTTTAGCTTTCAAACAtcatctaaacaaacaaacaagacagAGAGGGAAGTTCACTGCTGGGGTTTGCAAAGAGGGGCATCTGTTCGTGGGCAGATGCTGCAGGGTGGCTGCTGAAAAGCTCCTTTTATGTGCATGATGGTGGTCTTCTCGGCTACAGTACAAGTGCTTGTGCATCAAGTATAAAATACAAGCCTTTAATCACATAGATCAGCTTTTTagcttttgtaaattttaaaaacaaaaaggataaataagGCACTGTACTTTTAAAAACGAAAACTGCTTGGTTCCAAGTTTAAAACCCAAGGAACAAccagaatataatatataacttcCCTTAGCCTCAGAGAAGGACTCTGCAAGTTCCCTTCTCCATCTGAGATGCATTTTCTGACATCTCAAATTACGGTGTTCTCCATTAACTGTAAATTTGAAAGGCTTGATAAGCTTATAAAAGCAGATTTAGTTAATGCAAAATAAAAGGTTACTTCTATAGAACAGTTTTACTCTTGGCTACCATCTTTCCAATCACTTTGCATCCAGCCGCCTCCGTTTGCTGTGCGAAGAGTCCAGCTTTGCCTTCAGCTTTCGCTTTCTCTGAGCTGCACTGCTCTCTGGGGTTTTCGTTGAGGGTCTGGCCCGAGTCTTTCCATTACTCTGCTTCCTGTTCGTGGCTTTCTGAGGCCTTGAAGAGGATTCACCGGCACCCTTCTGTTTTGCAGGTTTCGCCAGTGTTTCCGAGGCAATAGACTGGGAAGGCCTTTTGTgtgtattctctttttctttcctggaggGAGGGCAGCTCTTCCCAGCGGACTTTTTAGGGATCTTCACTTTATTCTCTTTCAAAGACATCTTTTTGGGGGGTTGGCTGCTTCTGTCCCTTGCAGCTGGCCTCTTGGCAGCAGGGGTTTTGGTGGCTCCATCAGCATGCTTTTCTTTGCTGGCTCTCACCGCAGGCCCCTTGTTCTTACTATCTGGAGGGCTGCTGCCTTCTGTTCTCTTGCGTTTACTCTGAACTTCTGCTTTAGGCAAGATTTCAGACAcctgcttccctttccttcccttcattcCTTCAGTACTCTTGGGCTTAACAGGAAACCCATCTGCATCCACTTGCAGGGCAAGCCTGGGGGACATCAGAGGGTTGATGCATACGCTCTTACGACTTGGCTTACTTTCCACAGCCAGAGCATCTGGGCATTCCATTTTCTCATTCTTGATTAAACGTTGCTGGGCTCTGAGCTTTCCTCGAATATTGGAATATTTTCTAAGAATCCGGGTACTGGCTGGAGTGGGCAGGTTTACTGGAGGATGGCTGTTTCTATCTTCCTTGATTTCCTCTATGCTGTCTTCAGAATTAGGGCTGGGGCTGACATCACTGCCATCTTCTGGCTCCACTTGATCAGGATTCTCTCGAAATTTAGCCCAGAGCTTCTGCATTTTCCAATTATTCTTAGCAGGGGTAGCTCCAGGAAATTTCTTCAAGTGCTTTTTCAAGCGCTCAGCCTGTAGTGAACTGGGATATAGGCTGGAAGGAGCATATTTCTGAAGAGGATGCTTGACAGGGGGAACGTCTCCTGGAAGGCGAGTATTGAGCTTCTTCACAATGACTAGAGACCGGGTTTCCGTTGTCTCTAAGAACCATTTACAAACATTAGATAATTTAAAGTTTGTCATAAAGAGCATCTGAACAGGAGAAAACTTCTGACCCTCCAATGAACTCCTACATTTCCGTGACCTTTTCTTGCTTTTCCAAATCTCTTTCAGTTTATCTGATTTGTTCCTTGCTCTTGGTGTTGGCTGTCCTTCTTTCTCCAACTGGATCCAGCCCTTCTGAACTTTCATGTACTGGGCATTGAAGTTGGCAATGAGCTCTTGGTTCTCCTCCTCAGCACACCATTCCATAAACTTTGGCTGTTCATCTACCATGGTGTCAACATCGTCCTCATCTAGGGGGTCTCCACTCTCTGAAGCTCCATTTTCCTTTGGCATTATGGGGTTTACTTGTGCAGCTTCCTTTTCTGAAGTCACTTTTGAAGCATCCAAGGAGCCCAGAGAATGAGCGTGTCTTAGGTTGTAGGTTAAAGAGGTCAATCTTTTAGGCCTTGGAACCGATTTTGGTGGCCTAGCAGCATCACCACTTCCACTACTCGACAACCCAAGAGAGCTGCATGGGgcatcactgtcatcatctttTTGCTGGGTGTTTTCGTTGTCTGCCTCATTCACAGCTTCCTCCACATGCTGTGTGGGAATATGCCCTGGCTCTTCTTTTGCCTGTTCTGGGTCCCTCTTACAAGCAATACTTTCTGAGGGGATATGAGCGTTCTTCTCATCCATTTTAGACTGAACATAGATTTCCAATCTCTCTCCAGGCAGTGGCTGTCCAGCTGCGGTTATGGGGTCCCTGCTGGGGAAAATCTCTCCTAACTCCTTGACTTCTTTGTCCAGCATGTTTTTCAAAGTCTGCCTGGTGATGATCCCCTGGTGATGATCCCCTTCGCCCTCCTGCTCAGCATCTTTCTCGGAGGGGCGTTCACTGACACTTGGCTTTTCTGTGTCCTCCAGAGTTTCTGTGTGGAAACTGTCAGGTGGAAGGCTCTTAGGTGTTGTCCCACCAGGGTGCCCTTCTTTTTTTGAACGTTTTGCACTAGGATTTTTAGGAACTTTGATTTCAAGACAAGCTGAGGAAGAATCTGAACTCTGACTTCTTAGGCATCTGTCAGCAGAGGAAGAATCCGAAAGTTGACTTCTTAGGCACCTATCAGAGGCCTCAGggaattttttaccttttttcttcttctccaaatTCTCTTCGAGTGAATCAATGCTGGTATCACACGTGTCTTTTTCTGACAGGCATTTTACACCATCATCCTCTCCCTCTAATTTTCCTGTACCACCtgctgcctcactttcctcagtTTCACTGGGGTTTTCATCAGTAAAAGTGCTGCTTTCCTTCCCGAGTGGGTCGACATTTAGCTCCTGGGTGTCTCCAGACTCAGCCTCAGGACTGATGCATTGGTTGTCCTCAGCCTTTCCCAGACTCATGGGGGGCTCCAAGCCCATTGGGGAACTCTGATTTTCTGAGCACTGAGGACTTTCTTCTCTACTGACTGTTTCAGGAGGAGAATGAGGCCTAGAAATGACATCTTCACTGCCTCCCCCGGAAAAGCTTTCAGTGGAGGGAAGCAGGTGACAGTCCTGGGGTACACTCATCTCCTCCGTATCCGACAGTGCAAGTGGTGGTTGGTCGTGTTCAGGAGAAGACATCCCACTTGCTGTGGGAGCTGAGACTGTGGAGCCACCTTCTGGCAGGTGCTCTTCAGGAAGgtgagcagggagaggccacaCCAGGCTGGAGGCTGTCGTTTCCTCCGACCTAGGGGAGGTGCTCAGATTCGGCTTAATCTTTGTGGGGCAAACCTCAGGCTCTTGAGGTTCTTTTCCAGGTGAAACGTCTCCACCTCCTTCCTTGTGACAGGTTATTTCCTTGCTAGGTTCTTCAGGGTTGTCTTCTCTGGGAAGCTGCACATCTACTGTATGTCTAGGGGCTGGAATTGTAAGGGTCTGCTTAGGAGTGAAAACTGCCTCTGATGCCAATGCTGAGCAGCTTGCTTTTTCCTGGGAGTGTAAATTTCTGGCCAGTGTACGAACAGTTGGCAGCTCACAACAGTCACCATTGAAAAAGTA contains:
- the LCOR gene encoding ligand-dependent corepressor isoform X3 yields the protein MQRMIQQFAAEYTSKNSSTQDPSQPNSTKNQSLPKASPVTTSPTAATTQNPVLSKLLMADQDSPLDLTVRKSQSEPSEQDGVLDLSTKKSPCAGSTSLSHSPGCSSTQGNGENSTEAKAVDSNNQSKSPLEKFMVKLCTHHQKQFIRVLNDLYTESQPGTEDLQRSDSGAMDVSTCNAGCAQLSTKHKEKDALCLNMKSSASVDLFVDSSDSHSPLHLTEQTPKEPIPEINPVDGRENALTVVQKDSSELPTTKLNSINSSSVDSFTPGYLTASNCSSVNFHHIPKSLEGQTTGQEQDTNVNICEDGKDHMQSSALVESLITVKMAAENSEEGNTCIIPQRNSFKALSEEAWNSGFMGNSSRTADKENTLQCPKTPLRQDLEANEQDARPKQENHLHSLGRNKVGYHLHPSDKGQFDHSKDGWLGPGPMPAVHKAANGHSRSKMISTSIKTARKSKRASGLRINDYDNQCDVVYISQPITECHFENQKSILSSRKTARKSTRGYFFNGDCCELPTVRTLARNLHSQEKASCSALASEAVFTPKQTLTIPAPRHTVDVQLPREDNPEEPSKEITCHKEGGGDVSPGKEPQEPEVCPTKIKPNLSTSPRSEETTASSLVWPLPAHLPEEHLPEGGSTVSAPTASGMSSPEHDQPPLALSDTEEMSVPQDCHLLPSTESFSGGGSEDVISRPHSPPETVSREESPQCSENQSSPMGLEPPMSLGKAEDNQCISPEAESGDTQELNVDPLGKESSTFTDENPSETEESEAAGGTGKLEGEDDGVKCLSEKDTCDTSIDSLEENLEKKKKGKKFPEASDRCLRSQLSDSSSADRCLRSQSSDSSSACLEIKVPKNPSAKRSKKEGHPGGTTPKSLPPDSFHTETLEDTEKPSVSERPSEKDAEQEGEGDHHQGIITRQTLKNMLDKEVKELGEIFPSRDPITAAGQPLPGERLEIYVQSKMDEKNAHIPSESIACKRDPEQAKEEPGHIPTQHVEEAVNEADNENTQQKDDDSDAPCSSLGLSSSGSGDAARPPKSVPRPKRLTSLTYNLRHAHSLGSLDASKVTSEKEAAQVNPIMPKENGASESGDPLDEDDVDTMVDEQPKFMEWCAEEENQELIANFNAQYMKVQKGWIQLEKEGQPTPRARNKSDKLKEIWKSKKRSRKCRSSLEGQKFSPVQMLFMTNFKLSNVCKWFLETTETRSLVIVKKLNTRLPGDVPPVKHPLQKYAPSSLYPSSLQAERLKKHLKKFPGATPAKNNWKMQKLWAKFRENPDQVEPEDGSDVSPSPNSEDSIEEIKEDRNSHPPVNLPTPASTRILRKYSNIRGKLRAQQRLIKNEKMECPDALAVESKPSRKSVCINPLMSPRLALQVDADGFPVKPKSTEGMKGRKGKQVSEILPKAEVQSKRKRTEGSSPPDSKNKGPAVRASKEKHADGATKTPAAKRPAARDRSSQPPKKMSLKENKVKIPKKSAGKSCPPSRKEKENTHKRPSQSIASETLAKPAKQKGAGESSSRPQKATNRKQSNGKTRARPSTKTPESSAAQRKRKLKAKLDSSHSKRRRLDAK
- the LCOR gene encoding ligand-dependent corepressor isoform X2; the encoded protein is MAAGGSGCTSSAGGGGRGVNPRRTGRSRFPLCGGRRDHKGLTHIFNPPPKRFESILEGLFGPALLKDLSLFKDCEPESISDWTFDENCLFCCLRRDKVKGHLVGLDEPASGAGQEALLKQEQAKIIRFERQAEEFLNAVFYRKDSPWVSDPNIPLVAREIMQRMIQQFAAEYTSKNSSTQDPSQPNSTKNQSLPKASPVTTSPTAATTQNPVLSKLLMADQDSPLDLTVRKSQSEPSEQDGVLDLSTKKSPCAGSTSLSHSPGCSSTQGNGENSTEAKAVDSNNQSKSPLEKFMVKLCTHHQKQFIRVLNDLYTESQPGTEDLQRSDSGAMDVSTCNAGCAQLSTKHKEKDALCLNMKSSASVDLFVDSSDSHSPLHLTEQTPKEPIPEINPVDGRENALTVVQKDSSELPTTKLNSINSSSVDSFTPGYLTASNCSSVNFHHIPKSLEGQTTGQEQDTNVNICEDGKDHMQSSALVESLITVKMAAENSEEGNTCIIPQRNSFKALSEEAWNSGFMGNSSRTADKENTLQCPKTPLRQDLEANEQDARPKQENHLHSLGRNKVGYHLHPSDKGQFDHSKDGWLGPGPMPAVHKAANGHSRSKMISTSIKTARKSKRASGLRINDYDNQCDVVYISQPITECHFENQKSILSSRKTARKSTRGYFFNGDCCELPTVRTLARNLHSQEKASCSALASEAVFTPKQTLTIPAPRHTVDVQLPREDNPEEPSKEITCHKEGGGDVSPGKEPQEPEVCPTKIKPNLSTSPRSEETTASSLVWPLPAHLPEEHLPEGGSTVSAPTASGMSSPEHDQPPLALSDTEEMSVPQDCHLLPSTESFSGGGSEDVISRPHSPPETVSREESPQCSENQSSPMGLEPPMSLGKAEDNQCISPEAESGDTQELNVDPLGKESSTFTDENPSETEESEAAGGTGKLEGEDDGVKCLSEKDTCDTSIDSLEENLEKKKKGKKFPEASDRCLRSQLSDSSSADRCLRSQSSDSSSACLEIKVPKNPSAKRSKKEGHPGGTTPKSLPPDSFHTETLEDTEKPSVSERPSEKDAEQEGEGDHHQGIITRQTLKNMLDKEVKELGEIFPSRDPITAAGQPLPGERLEIYVQSKMDEKNAHIPSESIACKRDPEQAKEEPGHIPTQHVEEAVNEADNENTQQKDDDSDAPCSSLGLSSSGSGDAARPPKSVPRPKRLTSLTYNLRHAHSLGSLDASKVTSEKEAAQVNPIMPKENGASESGDPLDEDDVDTMVDEQPKFMEWCAEEENQELIANFNAQYMKVQKGWIQLEKEGQPTPRARNKSDKLKEIWKSKKRSRKCRSSLEGQKFSPVQMLFMTNFKLSNVCKWFLETTETRSLVIVKKLNTRLPGDVPPVKHPLQKYAPSSLYPSSLQAERLKKHLKKFPGATPAKNNWKMQKLWAKFRENPDQVEPEDGSDVSPSPNSEDSIEEIKEDRNSHPPVNLPTPASTRILRKYSNIRGKLRAQQRLIKNEKMECPDALAVESKPSRKSVCINPLMSPRLALQVDADGFPVKPKSTEGMKGRKGKQVSEILPKAEVQSKRKRTEGSSPPDSKNKGPAVRASKEKHADGATKTPAAKRPAARDRSSQPPKKMSLKENKVKIPKKSAGKSCPPSRKEKENTHKRPSQSIASETLAKPAKQKGAGESSSRPQKATNRKQSNGKTRARPSTKTPESSAAQRKRKLKAKLDSSHSKRRRLDAK
- the LCOR gene encoding ligand-dependent corepressor isoform X1 → MPRPPPASRTLGRPRVAFSLRAGGSADGGAPGGAGRPSCASHTVCFVCFSLPRSRFPLCGGRRDHKGLTHIFNPPPKRFESILEGLFGPALLKDLSLFKDCEPESISDWTFDENCLFCCLRRDKVKGHLVGLDEPASGAGQEALLKQEQAKIIRFERQAEEFLNAVFYRKDSPWVSDPNIPLVAREIMQRMIQQFAAEYTSKNSSTQDPSQPNSTKNQSLPKASPVTTSPTAATTQNPVLSKLLMADQDSPLDLTVRKSQSEPSEQDGVLDLSTKKSPCAGSTSLSHSPGCSSTQGNGENSTEAKAVDSNNQSKSPLEKFMVKLCTHHQKQFIRVLNDLYTESQPGTEDLQRSDSGAMDVSTCNAGCAQLSTKHKEKDALCLNMKSSASVDLFVDSSDSHSPLHLTEQTPKEPIPEINPVDGRENALTVVQKDSSELPTTKLNSINSSSVDSFTPGYLTASNCSSVNFHHIPKSLEGQTTGQEQDTNVNICEDGKDHMQSSALVESLITVKMAAENSEEGNTCIIPQRNSFKALSEEAWNSGFMGNSSRTADKENTLQCPKTPLRQDLEANEQDARPKQENHLHSLGRNKVGYHLHPSDKGQFDHSKDGWLGPGPMPAVHKAANGHSRSKMISTSIKTARKSKRASGLRINDYDNQCDVVYISQPITECHFENQKSILSSRKTARKSTRGYFFNGDCCELPTVRTLARNLHSQEKASCSALASEAVFTPKQTLTIPAPRHTVDVQLPREDNPEEPSKEITCHKEGGGDVSPGKEPQEPEVCPTKIKPNLSTSPRSEETTASSLVWPLPAHLPEEHLPEGGSTVSAPTASGMSSPEHDQPPLALSDTEEMSVPQDCHLLPSTESFSGGGSEDVISRPHSPPETVSREESPQCSENQSSPMGLEPPMSLGKAEDNQCISPEAESGDTQELNVDPLGKESSTFTDENPSETEESEAAGGTGKLEGEDDGVKCLSEKDTCDTSIDSLEENLEKKKKGKKFPEASDRCLRSQLSDSSSADRCLRSQSSDSSSACLEIKVPKNPSAKRSKKEGHPGGTTPKSLPPDSFHTETLEDTEKPSVSERPSEKDAEQEGEGDHHQGIITRQTLKNMLDKEVKELGEIFPSRDPITAAGQPLPGERLEIYVQSKMDEKNAHIPSESIACKRDPEQAKEEPGHIPTQHVEEAVNEADNENTQQKDDDSDAPCSSLGLSSSGSGDAARPPKSVPRPKRLTSLTYNLRHAHSLGSLDASKVTSEKEAAQVNPIMPKENGASESGDPLDEDDVDTMVDEQPKFMEWCAEEENQELIANFNAQYMKVQKGWIQLEKEGQPTPRARNKSDKLKEIWKSKKRSRKCRSSLEGQKFSPVQMLFMTNFKLSNVCKWFLETTETRSLVIVKKLNTRLPGDVPPVKHPLQKYAPSSLYPSSLQAERLKKHLKKFPGATPAKNNWKMQKLWAKFRENPDQVEPEDGSDVSPSPNSEDSIEEIKEDRNSHPPVNLPTPASTRILRKYSNIRGKLRAQQRLIKNEKMECPDALAVESKPSRKSVCINPLMSPRLALQVDADGFPVKPKSTEGMKGRKGKQVSEILPKAEVQSKRKRTEGSSPPDSKNKGPAVRASKEKHADGATKTPAAKRPAARDRSSQPPKKMSLKENKVKIPKKSAGKSCPPSRKEKENTHKRPSQSIASETLAKPAKQKGAGESSSRPQKATNRKQSNGKTRARPSTKTPESSAAQRKRKLKAKLDSSHSKRRRLDAK